The Ipomoea triloba cultivar NCNSP0323 chromosome 13, ASM357664v1 genomic interval TGGTTACTTAGTGGAAGCAACTGCATATTTAGAGCATGCTATATCCAAGGTTTGAAATTAATGTCTTCTGTTTCTAATTTCGTTTCTGTTTAATGGTTTAGGTCATTAGTGTTCGGTTTGTGGTTGTGAAATTTAGATGCAAGTTTTTTCTCTTCTCCCGACCAAGTATTGAATTTTCTGTGAATTGTATTCAGCTGCTTCGAAATGGTAATCCAACGGGAGGTGACGAAGTTGATCTTTTGATCCTATCATCTGAATGGGCAGGTGTAGCTTGTTTGCGGCAGGTAATGACAATCTCAGTATTTGACTTTGACTTCATCATTGAGTTAAAAATATGAACTGGTTCATATTAGAGACGCTAAATGGTGACTACCATACATTGAtcaaagaaatttttaaaaggtgGAATGTTTTTGTGCtgctattatattgtttggaaaagggtcaaataggcccataaCTTTAtactaaaaagtcaattagacctttgaacttttgaaaaatgcaataaaaCAGATGAACTCATCATTTTAGTGCATCCCACCCCTTCAGCCGGTAACCTTCGGTAAAAGCCTATGTGGCAGCTAActtttcaatattattaatatttggtTTGCCACGTAAGCAAAGTAAACCGGGTGAAGGGGTGAGATGTACTAAAATGATGAGTTCAATTGCAGTTTTTGAAAGTTAAAaggcctaattaacttttcgTGTAAAGttcatgggcctatttgacccttttcccaacaTTATTGTTTAAACCTCCAAATCTAGTGTTATGGCATAATTATAAATAGGTTTTCTCGACTCGACAACTACCCATTCTTGTTTGCTCCtacataaaatcttttgtataTGAAAAGCGAGTGTTTGAATTTCCAGCAAGGTATAAACCTGGTTTTACAACATAATTTCCTTTGTTTATTCAGGGGAAATTCGACGAGGGTATGACACACCTTAAAAGAATAGTTAAGATGAAGGAGCCAGAGGATCCAAACTCGAAAGCCAATTACTACGAGGGTATGGTAGTATTCTCGAGGTATAGTTACATCCATCAACGACTCATCATATCTTCAAGTGCAACATAGTTTTGATAAATGAATACTGTAATTATCATTAAATCGATGATGAGAAAACTGGGCTCCAAATGCATGTTGTGTTTATAAATGAAGTAatttactttaaaaataaagtaatttgatttgatatgatGATGTTGCAGTGCTTTGTTCAGTAAGGGGTTTAAAGTTGAAGCTGCCAATTATTTGCGCATGGCAGCCGCTTATGATGATTCGTATAAAAGATTCCTAGAAAAATGCGAAGAGGATCTGCGTACACAAGACGATGAATTTGTCGACGGCCTCATCAACAGCCGGAGAGTTAATTACTGAGTTTggtatttatgattttttattttaaccgTTTTTACGTGTATAATTATAGCATAGGGAAACGTTACAATGCCAAAAATTGTCGTACATAAAAAATGTCTTATTTCAAAAATAGAAAgtaatgttttttgttttaatttgtttttccttttaatttacTGCACCGACAAAATTGTCACATGGATGTTTTCCTTCTGAATCTTTGGTGCAcaatttgaagaagaaagtaATATCCTTTAAACGGAAGGAGAATACTACAGtaaaaaagtttgagttttTTACCGTTGATTTGAGAACTGTAATTGCGAAGCTAGTTAAAGTGGGaagctttaatttatttttgtggtGTAGTAATAGTGCTATGATTTTGAGACAGAAGGAACCGAATCAGCTTTTCTCCGTACCAAGCAATTTACAGCATTATTATATCACACAATTTTAGAAAACTAATATTATCTTGCTCACAAAAAAGGTGAAATTCTCTTGCCTCCGACTCGACAGAATAGTATGGACAAATTACAAGGATTAGTGTCACATTCTCACGGATTAGTGTCACATTCTCACCTGGTGCTCCACACTTGACCTGACAGAATAGTGAATGGATAAATCACCAGGACCAGTACCTAGTGCCTACAAGGAGTTTATCACATTATGTGTAACTTTTACACTACAGTTGCTAGAGTTTGATCATGTGTTATTGCTTACAATCTATTACTCAAGAATCAATTGAATTATCTGTGTAGGTGAAATCTGACATTATCTAAAACAGTATGCAATTGTGACCTGTTTGTATGTATTGTacgaaaaaaaattgtatactaAAAAGATTGTTGTGTGAGCTACATCATGCCGACAAATTTGTGAGAAAGTTTGGTGTTAGATTAGAGTCGCTTTCTAGTTTTCTACTATGTTATCAAGTTTGAACCCAGATATCCCGTGTTTGATATGGGACTAATAATGGTTTTGTTGATTATATCCATAATCAAACCCAAATGGCGATGATTGTATCAGTTTCGTACATTCCAAATAACACAAGGGCCAACCCATGTGGTGTTGGATTTCCAAATCTTGATTCATGAACCAAATAACATTCAATTCATTCATTCCTATTCCTACAAAATATTACgagtaataatactaatatgtGAATGTGACATGCCCTTAGTTCACTCACTCTCCTCATTTCACTCtttttggttcaattttttttttcttctcccaaaaggttgaatccccaacctcaTGCACCACCCGCTTCGGCCCGACAAAGCTTCTTGAGAGGatataaatcatgataactcaactaAACACAAAAGTTAGAGAGCCCCTTTTCTTTTTGTACCACAAGGAGTTTTGAGTAGACTTTAACTATAAAAacactttttttgaatattacaatgcaatatctgttcataattactttcttaaacttgttgaagcacaaagagtcaatatcgcatcCCAGAGACTCAAACcttcatatgggagtgcaatcgggtgacgctagaccacaaggtcttgcaCCATATTCATTAATTCCTGTTCGTGTTGATCCAATTAAAAGGTAAAGTGTTGATcgtattgattttttcatacgaGAGGGGATTTTGAAATTTTGACGTCTCTTAAAGTACGAGAGCACATGATTGCTCATAggtaaattttcttatttatctcttatatttatttatcagtCCCATAAAAATCTGTGTTATATAACACAAACACCACCATTCAGATCtctgatttcttcttcttccatgaAGAAATGGCCATAAACAAGAACAGCAAAAAGAACCCAAAACCGCAGACACGATCTCACCATCTCCACAAGCCACACTCATGGGCAGTGGTGAGAAGCCTCTTCACCTGCAAACACTTGGAGCAGCCAAAGGAGCAGAGACACAGAAAGCCCAAACAGAGGGAAGAAATCATCAGCAAGAAGATGGGGCCTCAacacccttcttcttcttcttcttccccagCCTCACCTAATTCCTCCATTGTTGGATCTCTCAGAGCCATGCCCTTCAGAAAGCTGTCCGGGTGCTATGAGTGCAGGATGGTGGTTGACCCTGTTCTTGGCCTCACCAGAGACCCTTCTCTCAGAACCACCATCTGTTCTTGCCCTGTCTGTGGTCAGATCTTCATGAAACCTGACACCTTGGAGCTCCATCAGGCTGTCAGGCATGCTGGTAATCTTTTCTCCTTTCCATTTTGGGCTAATTTCAATTTTCTTCATCAATATTCAACATCACTACAATAGTAGCTTTTTTGCTCAAATTTCTAGCCAAAATGTTATCTTGATTGCTTGGAGGTGAATGTTTCAAATTTCAATGCCCTGTAATCGAAAACACATGTCTTCCTGTCCGATGGTGTACACAAGATAAATATGGTCTTGTAATTCTAGATAAACCAATCTAGATTGTGTATAACTGGTATAACTGACCAGCTCAACTCAAGAAGGCCTATAAATTGTTCATTTGAGAGTAAAACTTGTAATATTATGATTATCAAAACAtttagaatttgaaaattttaggtTTATTTCCCTTAAAACGATGTAGTTATAacccatttttaaaaacaatagcTAATTGGCTGACTAGGTGACCTAGTCGGAACCTAGAAGACAtggtcggtgcctaggaggcctaggcacCGCTTGGGCAGCCTAGTCGGGCTGCTAAACTACTATACGTTAGGCGGCCAGCAGCGCCTAGTggaatttttacaaaattgatcaTAAATAAACTAGTTTAAGTTGTCTATAACTAAccaactcaaactaagaaagtcaAAAAATTACTCAATTTAGATTAAAacttgtaatattattattacgaGAACACCAGTCATACCAATTTGATCGAGATTGTTTCACTTtttgccattattattattattatcatcaatgATAACCTTACTCGCACggcatttataaatttaatatgttGGGAAGGTTTTGTTAATGTTTGGTTCCACCTTTTGGGTTTATCTGTTATGACAGTGTCAGAATTGGGAGCAGAAGACACGAGCAGGAACGTTGTGGAGATCATATTCCAATCCAGCTGGCTCAAGAAACACAACCCAATCTGCACAATCGACAGAATCCTTAAAGTCCACAACACACCCAAAGTAATCTCGAGGTTCGAGGAGTACAGGGACGCCATTAAAGCAAAAGCCAACAAGCTCCCCAAAAAGCACCCGCGTTGCGTGGCAGACGGGAACGAGCTCCTCAGGTTCCATTCCACCACTTTTATGTGTTCTCTCGGCCTAAACGGCTCTTCCAATCTCTGCAATTCGATCCCCAGTTGTGCCGTGTGTGGGATCATCAAGAACGGGTTCAAGGGCGCCGGAGATGTCGCCGGAAAAGGCGTTCTCACGACGGCGACGAGCTGGAAGGCGCATGTTAGCGGTGGTGCTGCGGGTGAGGAGAAGAGGGCGATGTTGGTTTGCCGGGTGATCGCCGGGCGGGTGAAGAAGAGCTTTCCCGGGAGCTTGGAGGAGTATGATTCGGTGAGTGgaggcgccggcgccggcgccggaggTTATGGTGATTTGGAAGAGTTGTATGTGTTTAATCCTAAGGCTGTTTTGccatgtttcgttgtaatttatAGAGGGTTTTAGTACCTTACCTAGTACTCTGttgttaaatttgtaattatattaaaattatatttattacagcattttaatctttatatcacttctttatttctcattttcaataattctattttctcttaccaaaaaatgtaatttaaattattactttattctACCTCATTCTTTTTGTACCGAATTACAATACTTAGCGTCAGGTGAGTTAGTGCGGTGCGCGAGACTATTTTGTAGTAAACTTTAGCTGTGTAGATAATACTTTCTAGAATTCTAGGGCATAGAGACAAAGGAGTGGGAGTTGGACAGCAATGTTTTGTATGTCTTAGGATTTAAAGATAAACAAAATTGTTGGGAGGTTGATTTGGACTACTCGTTGCCTCATCCATTGTTAGACATCATCCGTGACTTGTTTAATTATTAGATTTGAAGTTGAGCCCGGGCATGCATGGATCAGCCTACTTTGTTAGTTTCCAAATACCTAATAACAATTTCAGTgcttcctttaaaaaaaaatgcaaatttgATAGTGTGggtttcattttaaatttgtttattttgtgaaaattctctctattgtatttaaaaatgAAGAGTATTTTAACATATCAAGTGATCAAGAAAGTAAGAAAAATAAGTAACAGGTAACATAGAGACATAAAAATAGCCAAGCTAGAGTCTTTTTAGGTATATATTTGTATCAGCTAAAGTTCGACTAAATGcggttttaaaaaatcaattagcccttaaactttttaaacgTGCAATTGCACTCATCTAACTTCGGCTAAAGTTGGGGGCGTATTTAACCCTTTCCCTAAATTTTGTATGCGGAAGGAACATTTTGAAAGTTTGTCAACCTTCGATAGTGGAGCCCAAAACAGAGTGTTTTGCGGGTGCAGTTAGAAGATTCTCCGCTCAGCTGCACATCAGATGATCAGATCACAAGCTCTTGCGTCGTCGCCATTCCATTCCCATCGCTGCATTTAAACCTCTCACGTCCATGTCATCAACACCTTTAACACAGTTGTGTgaaattactatatatttttatttttatataaagagaaaaagaaaaagttgaccGATACCACATTATCACCGCCTCGCCTCCTTCCTTCACGTCGTCCACCGCCGCCGCAGCCGGAGCTTCTGCCATACTGAGCCTCATTGACGGTGATGTTACGGCCGTTCATCCTCTCGATCGCATCTCTCGTGGATTGCTAGCTAATCTTCCAAACTCACGAATCCGAAACCTCTAGGTCTCCCAGTCTCGCCATAGATGAGCCGGAGAAGGTGGAAGCGTATATCATGTCATAAATTTCAATCACACATCGAAGGTACTTTCAGATACTTGAATTTCACTACAGACATACATATTTATTGTAATCGTACACCGGTAGCTATCTGCTTCTTCGTTTTTCGGTTGTCCCtttcccccctctctctctctatactcCGGTATCTATCAGCTTTTCTTTGTCATTTTATTGTAAAGTGCATTAAATTTATTAGTTTCCAAGTTAACTAAACAATTAAATAAGCAAGTGGTTGGTTCTGATGTGATCCCTGGGAGCTAATCTCTCTTTTAACTGGTGCAACTTTTGCTTAAGAAATCTTTGCTTTCTGaactttgttatatatatatatatatgtgtgtgtgtgtgtgtgtggctTCGTGCCCAGTGAGCTTGGATCGGAGTGGTGgagatgagttttttttttttttttttcgatttgcTCAAATGCTTTGTTAGTGGGGAACACagttttcttaatttctttCCATCAGAAATCTTTTAGTTTGGCAGTTTGATTAGAAGGCCCACTTTCAACTTCAGAGGCCACTCTTAGTTCTTAATGCTAAAATAATACAAACGTTTTGAACATGGACAGCTCAGCTTGGAAGGGAACAAATTTTTCTACACTCTAGTATTACACTATTCTcttttatttacacttttgtCTGTTCTGTTCTTCCTTTTGCTGATTTAACATTTTTGTGttgataaaatttttaattttaatcctaattaattaaattaaactagatAAATAAATGAGCCAAAGGAGTATATGATATTGAAGATCTATAGTATTGCTGCATTAGAATAAGTTACAAACTTTCTGTGCACTGTTCATGATgcatatgtacataatattttataagttgCTGAACATTTTCTAGGTTTTCATTGAAATaagcataattatttattattattattatttttgtaactatatttgaagaataataataattgtttgattttaaattatgTTCTTGAATGTATTCTTCTTTGTTTGGTTCAATGTCTTAACTGTGGGGTTATTATTTCCTATGgtgtttgtatatatttccTATTGCATCATTTCAAAGATTGCATTACAGGTACATGTTCCTGATGAACAGTGCTTGGGCATACACACACCCCTGCATATTCTTTATATGTAAATGTGTGTAAATATGTTTTCCCTTCCTTTCATGTTGGTTGCAGTGGTAAACTGGTAGTTGTTTTAATGCACTCTCTGTTTCCTGGGGTGGAGTAGTTGAACTTGAGATTATCATAAAGCCCCCTCTTCCATAATCCTGATTGTCATCCCATCTTGTTGATTGAAGCTGCAGTAAATTTTCAACTGCAGCAACTGAAGATCAAGTAGCTTGAGAAAGGCAACCATGGACCATGGGAATAATGAATCAGAGTTTAGAAGAAGTGGATCTTTTGCACGGACTAGCAGTTCCTGTTCTATGCAGAGGAGTTCTCGTAacttatcattttctttttcactaCAGCTGGAAAATGACGATGGAAGCGAATCAGTATCTGAAGCAGGAGATATTGGGGATAGGGCACTTTGCAGCAATAGGTACAGTGGTAGACTAGCTTTATCTGCTGAAAGTGCTGCAGAAAGTGGAATGGTTGTGCCCATTGCAGAGGAAGGTTTCTGCTTTTATGATCCAGTTGCTACAAATAATGTTTCTCCTGTATCACCATCTATTCTGGATATCATATCACCTgtatctttcttttttccttttctttttgtttttaaacacACCCGTTCTTGTaattagttggattgattaAAGATAACTTTATAAAACCTCATGTCCATTTAGTTGTTCTGAGGAAGTTTGATATGTGTGCAGGATTTTGAAGAGGAGGTGCCATGGTGGT includes:
- the LOC116000941 gene encoding uncharacterized protein LOC116000941, yielding MAINKNSKKNPKPQTRSHHLHKPHSWAVVRSLFTCKHLEQPKEQRHRKPKQREEIISKKMGPQHPSSSSSSPASPNSSIVGSLRAMPFRKLSGCYECRMVVDPVLGLTRDPSLRTTICSCPVCGQIFMKPDTLELHQAVRHAVSELGAEDTSRNVVEIIFQSSWLKKHNPICTIDRILKVHNTPKVISRFEEYRDAIKAKANKLPKKHPRCVADGNELLRFHSTTFMCSLGLNGSSNLCNSIPSCAVCGIIKNGFKGAGDVAGKGVLTTATSWKAHVSGGAAGEEKRAMLVCRVIAGRVKKSFPGSLEEYDSVSGGAGAGAGGYGDLEELYVFNPKAVLPCFVVIYRGF